In Mesorhizobium sp. J428, the genomic window CGCCTCGCCCAGCGCGATCGGCCCGAACCTCACGCAGCACCTCTGCCCGCGAGGCCCCGCGAGCGGAACGCGCCGATGATCTGCGCCAGCACGGCGACCGCGATCTCGGCCGGGCTCGCCGCACCTATGTCGAGGCCGATCGGCGCCTTGACACGCGCGATCTGCGCCTCGCTTGCACCGAGTGCGGCCAGCCGCTCGACCCGCTTCGCATGTGTCTTGCGGCTGCCGAGCGCCCCGACATAGAAGCAACCCGCGTCGAGCGCGGCCTTCAGCGCGAAATCGTCGATCTTGGGATCGTGCGTCACCGCGGCCAGCGCGCAATAGGCGTCGAGCGGTCGCTCCTTCAGCACCGTCTCCGGCCAGTCTGCGAAGAGCGTGACACCTTCGAAGCGCTCGGGCGTCGCAAACGCCGTGCGCGGGTCGATCACCTCCAGGTCGTAGCCGGCGAGGCGCGCCATCGGCGCCAGCGCCTGGCTGATATGCACGGCGCCGATGACGACGATGCGCGGCGGCGGCAGGTGTGCGTTCAGGAACCAGCTCCTGCCGTCGGCTTCGACGGTTCCCGAAACGCCGGAGCGGAAGGTCTTGGCGATCGCCGACGACAGCTCGCCCGCCACCTCCTCGCCTTCGTGGATCACCCGGGCGGAACCGTCGGCGAGATCGGTGAGCAGGATCGCAGCGCGGCGCGCCGCGCGAGCCTCGTTCAACTCGCGGAGGGTCTTGAGGTCCATCGCTCAGGCCAGCCGCTCGACATAGACCTTGATCCGGCCGCCGCAGGAGAGCCCGACCCGCCAGGCGGTCTCGTCCGCAACGCCGAATTCAAGCATTCTTGGGCTTCCCGAACCGATCACGTCGACCGCCTCGGCCACGACCGCGCCCTCGACGCAGCCGCCCGACACCGAGCCGTGGAAATTGCCGTCGGCGTCAATGACGAGATGGCTGCCGACCGGACGCGGCGCCGAGCCCCAGGTCTCCACCACCGTGGCGAGCGCCACGTCGCGGCCCGCCGCCTTCCAGCGTTCCGCGATCGCCAGAGGATCGAGGTTGGCTTCAGGGGTCGATGCGATGTCCATGGCATGCTCCTCCCGTCGTTCGTTCACGCCGCCTGCCTGTTGGCGGCGGCGAGCCATCGTTTCGGATCGGCCTCGCGCGGCCGGCTGTCCGACAGCGAGGCGCAGAGGTCAGATAGCGCATTCAGCGTATGAACGGCGCGGAACTCATCGACATGCGGCAGCATGGCCCTCACGCCCCTCGCCCGCGCCTCGAACCCGTCGAAGCGCAGCAGCGGGTTCAGCCAGATCAGCCGTCGGCAGCTCTTGTGCAGCCGATCCATCTCGACGCCCAGCATCTCGACATCGTCGCGTTCTAGCCCGTCGGTGATCAGCAGAACCACCGCGCCCTGCGACAGCACACGCCGCGACCACAGCCGGTTGAACTCGGCGAGCGTCTCGCCGATACGCGTCCCGCCCGACCAGTCGCGCACGCTCGCCGCGGCATCCGCCAGTGCCTGGTCCGGGTCGCGGTTGCGCAATTGCCTGGTCAGGTTCGTCAGCCGCGTGCCGAATGCAAAAGTGTGGACCCGTCGCCGCTTCTCCAGCAGTGCATGAAGAAAATGCAGGAAGATTCTGGAATACCGGCTCATCGAGCCGGAAATGTCGGCCAGCACCACCAGCGGCGGATGGATCTCGCGCGCTTCGCGGAACTTCGGCAGGATCAGGTCGCCGCCAGTCCGCAGCGCCGACCGCATGGTGGCGCGTGGATCGACCCGGCTGCCGCGCGGATCGGGCCGGAAACGCCGCGTCTTTACCAGGTCGAAGGGCAGCCTGAGGTTTGCGATGGCCCGTTTGGCCGCGTCGAGTTCCTGCGCGTTCATCTGCGCGAAGTCCTTGGCGCGCAGGATCTCGTTGCCCGACACGGTCAGCCGCGCATCGATCTCCACTTCCGGCACCTCTTCCGGCTGCTGCCGCTTGCGGTGGCCCTCGAACATCGCGTCGCCGACCCTCGTCTCGGCCGCGCGCGGCTTCTCCTTCTGGCGCGTCTCGGGCGCCACCGGCGAGAACATCGCCAGCATCTTCTCGATTAGCTCGCGCGACTTCCAGAACAGCCGGAACGCCTCGTCGAACACCGGGTGGTCCTCGTGGCGGGTGACGAGCACGGCGTGCAGCGTCCAGTAGAAGTCGTCGCGGGTGCCGATGCCGGTCGTGATCACCGCATCGATCGCGTCGACCACAGAGGCCGGACCAACGCGCATGCCGGCCTTGCGCAACGCACGGGCGAAATAGACGATGTTGTCGGCGATGCGGCCGTCGGCTACCGCTTCCTTCGGCGTGTTCGGCGAAGAGAAGGTGCCCATCGCCACGACGGCTACTCCGCCGCCGCCGAAAGCTCCGCCTTGACCTCCTTGAGGATGCGGCGGCCTTCGCCCTGCTCGATGCGTGCGATGTCGTCCTGATATTTGAGCAGCACGCCGATCGTATCCGACACGGTTTCGGGATCGAGCGCCACCTTGTCGAGTTCGTTGAGCGCGCCGGCCCAGTCGATCGTCTCGGCCACGCCCGGCGCCTTGAACAGGTCGATCTGGCGCAGCTTCTGGATGAAGCGGACGACCTCTTCGGAAAGCCTCCGGTTCGCCTGCGGCACCTTGCGCCTGACGATCTCCAGCTCGCGCTCGGCATTCGGATAGTCGACCCAGTGATACAGGCAGCGCCGCTTCAGCGCGTCGTGAATCTCGCGCGTGCGATTGGTGGTGATGATGACGATCGGCGGCTCCTCCGCTCTGATCGTACCGAGTTCGGGCACCGTCACCTGGAAATCCGACAGGATCTCGAGCAGGAAGGCCTCGAAGGCCTCGTCGGTGCGGTCGAGCTCGTCGATCAGGAAGACCGGAGCCGCTCCCTTGGTGCCGCTCAGCGCGTCGAGCACCGGCCGGCGGATGAGATACTTGTCCGAGAACACGTTGCGCTCGATCAGATCCCGGTCCGTCTGGCCGGCCGCCTCGTCCATGCGGATCTCTATCATCTGCGCGGCATAGTTCCACTCATAGACCGCGGATGACACGTCGAGGCCCTCGTAGCACTGCAGCCGGATCAGCCGGCGGCCGAGCGAGGCGGCGAGCACCTTGGCGATCTCGGTCTTGCCGACTCCGGCCTCGCCCTCGAGGAACAGCGGCCGCTTCATGCGCAGGCTGAGGAACAGCACGGTTGCAAGCGCCCGGTCGGCTACGTAATCGGCCGCGCGCAGCATCTCCAGCGTTTCGTCGATGGACTGGGGAACGCCCCGGGGGTTGAGATCTGCCATGGTGCGTTTTCCGTCCGGCGGGCCCGGCGCGATATTCCCTAGAGGACGCGGTAGGCGCGATTGAAATAGGTCAGCGGTTCGAGGCTATCGCCGATGCGCACCCCTGTCACCTTGCCATAAAGCACACGATGGGTCGCCATGTCGGTCGTCTCGATGATCTCGCAGTCGAGGCTCATCATCGAATCGATGAGCACCGGCGCACCTGTCGACAGCCTGGTCCACTCGCCCTTGGCGAATCGCTCCTCCTGCGTGAGCCCGGTGAGACCGGAAAACGCGTTCGCCAGCTCCTGATGCTGGCCTGCCAGTGTGTTGAGCGCGAAGACGCCATTGTCCCAGAACACGGAGTTCGAGACGTTCTCGCGGTTGATGCAGGCGAGGATCGTCGGCGGGTGATCGGAAACCGAGCAGGTCGCGATGATCGTGGTGCCGCGCCGGCCCGCCG contains:
- a CDS encoding XdhC family protein; the protein is MDLKTLRELNEARAARRAAILLTDLADGSARVIHEGEEVAGELSSAIAKTFRSGVSGTVEADGRSWFLNAHLPPPRIVVIGAVHISQALAPMARLAGYDLEVIDPRTAFATPERFEGVTLFADWPETVLKERPLDAYCALAAVTHDPKIDDFALKAALDAGCFYVGALGSRKTHAKRVERLAALGASEAQIARVKAPIGLDIGAASPAEIAVAVLAQIIGAFRSRGLAGRGAA
- a CDS encoding XdhC family protein, translated to MDIASTPEANLDPLAIAERWKAAGRDVALATVVETWGSAPRPVGSHLVIDADGNFHGSVSGGCVEGAVVAEAVDVIGSGSPRMLEFGVADETAWRVGLSCGGRIKVYVERLA
- a CDS encoding VWA domain-containing protein → MGTFSSPNTPKEAVADGRIADNIVYFARALRKAGMRVGPASVVDAIDAVITTGIGTRDDFYWTLHAVLVTRHEDHPVFDEAFRLFWKSRELIEKMLAMFSPVAPETRQKEKPRAAETRVGDAMFEGHRKRQQPEEVPEVEIDARLTVSGNEILRAKDFAQMNAQELDAAKRAIANLRLPFDLVKTRRFRPDPRGSRVDPRATMRSALRTGGDLILPKFREAREIHPPLVVLADISGSMSRYSRIFLHFLHALLEKRRRVHTFAFGTRLTNLTRQLRNRDPDQALADAAASVRDWSGGTRIGETLAEFNRLWSRRVLSQGAVVLLITDGLERDDVEMLGVEMDRLHKSCRRLIWLNPLLRFDGFEARARGVRAMLPHVDEFRAVHTLNALSDLCASLSDSRPREADPKRWLAAANRQAA
- a CDS encoding MoxR family ATPase, which encodes MADLNPRGVPQSIDETLEMLRAADYVADRALATVLFLSLRMKRPLFLEGEAGVGKTEIAKVLAASLGRRLIRLQCYEGLDVSSAVYEWNYAAQMIEIRMDEAAGQTDRDLIERNVFSDKYLIRRPVLDALSGTKGAAPVFLIDELDRTDEAFEAFLLEILSDFQVTVPELGTIRAEEPPIVIITTNRTREIHDALKRRCLYHWVDYPNAERELEIVRRKVPQANRRLSEEVVRFIQKLRQIDLFKAPGVAETIDWAGALNELDKVALDPETVSDTIGVLLKYQDDIARIEQGEGRRILKEVKAELSAAAE
- a CDS encoding flavin reductase; this translates as MLKKSDIDPQTYRDAMARFAGAVHVLTTDGPAGRRGTTIIATCSVSDHPPTILACINRENVSNSVFWDNGVFALNTLAGQHQELANAFSGLTGLTQEERFAKGEWTRLSTGAPVLIDSMMSLDCEIIETTDMATHRVLYGKVTGVRIGDSLEPLTYFNRAYRVL